A window of Solanum stenotomum isolate F172 chromosome 3, ASM1918654v1, whole genome shotgun sequence contains these coding sequences:
- the LOC125857866 gene encoding polygalacturonase 1 beta-like protein 3 produces the protein MLASYRNLVSVYDSKHRRGPIAKQVKMGTRNVKLNIFLLFIFFFFLSSSYTVYSLAQTNAQIRKNSLIPKENPFTVKASLVRYWNKQISNKLPKPDFLFSKASPLSAADAAFFTNLATQKSLSGHISTFCSSAKLFCFSESNPYLDNTPSKDADFAVYNNKKFATYGSGRLGGGDGFKNYSDGINFATGEFTKYSRSSTGHHEEFTSYAADGNVATGNFTSYAAGATGGGGTFQSYMPRVNVPDLRFASYDSDGNNHKLSFNSYVSDTNSGREFFISYAKNGNGVPAEFTTYGDTSNVIGSSFNGYGESGNAANDSFKAYSSNSNNPNNNFKNYGSGGNSGIDSFESYRDAANAGSDTFTSYARGSNTGKVNFLNYGKSFNEGKDIFKGYGSQGAKFPSVGFKVYGVNNSFKEYSPKGVNFAGYTKKTGSLKTSGKTVNKWVEEGKFFRESMLKEGTVMKMPDIRDKMPGRSFLPRTISSKLPFSTKELTEVKSIFHAQENSTMEHVIGNTLAECERAPSPGETKRCVASIEDMIDFAVSVLSHNVVVRTTDNVAGSTGEVMIGKVKGINGGRVTKSVSCHQSLYPYLLYYCHSVPKVRVYQADILNVDTKAKINHGVAICHVDTSSWSPGHGAFMALGSGPGLIEVCHWIFENDMTWAMAD, from the exons TTTATGACTCAAAACATAGAAGAGGGCCAATAGCCAAACAGGTGAAAATGGGCACAAGAAATGTCAAGCTCAACATTTTtctcctcttcatcttcttcttcttcttgtcttcTTCCTACACT gtTTATTCATTGGCGCAAACAAATGCACAAATTAGAAAGAATTCATTAATACCTAAAGAAAATCCATTTACAGTAAAAGCTTCACTTGTTCGATATTGGAACAAACAAATTTCCAATAAACTCCCTAAACCGGATTTCCTTTTTTCAAAAGCCTCACCGCTCTCCGCCGCGGACGCCGCCTTCTTCACAAATCTCGCAACCCAAAAGTCACTCTCCGGCCACATTTCCACCTTCTGCTCCTCAGCGAAATTGTTCTGTTTTTCTGAATCCAACCCATACCTTGACAATACCCCTAGTAAGGATGCAGATTTTGCCGTCTACAACAACAAGAAATTCGCAACCTATGGATCTGGACGGCTCGGCGGAGGAGACGGTTTCAAAAATTATTCCGACGGTATAAACTTCGCTACCGGAGAATTCACTAAATACAGCCGGAGCTCCACTGGCCATCATGAGGAATTCACGAGTTACGCCGCGGATGGAAATGTAGCTACTGGAAATTTTACATCCTACGCCGCGGGAGCTACCGGCGGCGGAGGAACTTTCCAGAGCTACATGCCACGTGTCAATGTACCGGATCTTCGATTCGCTTCTTACGATTCCGATGGTAATAATCATAAACTTTCGTTTAATAGCTACGTAAGTGATACGAATTCCGGAAGggaattttttataagttatgCGAAAAACGGAAATGGTGTTCCAGCTGAATTTACTACTTATGGTGATACATCAAATGTTATTGGATCATCGTTCAATGGCTATGGCGAATCGGGTAATGCTGCAAACGATTCGTTTAAGGCTTACTCATCAAATTCTAACAACCCgaataataatttcaagaattatGGTTCGGGCGGCAATAGTGGGATTGATAGTTTCGAAAGTTATAGGGATGCAGCAAATGCAGGTAGTGACACATTTACGTCTTATGCAAGGGGTTCGAATACAGGCAAGGTGAATTTTTTGAATTACGGAAAATCATTTAACGAAGGAAAGGATATTTTCAAAGGATATGGTAGTCAAGGAGCTAAATTTCCTTCCgttgggtttaaggtttatggcgtaaacaattcattcaaagagTACTCTCCAAAGGGTGTCAATTTTGCTGGTTACACAAAAAAAACCGGTTCATTGAAGACCAGTGGCAAAACTGTGAATAAATGGGTAGAAGAGGGTAAATTTTTTCGAGAATCCATGTTGAAAGAAGGGACCGTGATGAAAATGCCTGACATTCGTGACAAAATgcccggaaggtcatttttgccCCGGACAATTTCGTCTAAATTACCGTTTTCTACCAAGGAGTTGACCGAGGTCAAGTCGATTTTCCACGCACAGGAGAACTCCACCATGGAGCATGTGATCGGGAACACGCTCGCAGAGTGCGAGCGTGCTCCTAGCCCAGGCGAGACAAAGCGATGTGTGGCGTCCATTGAGGACATGATCGACTTTGCGGTCTCGGTTTTAAGCCACAATGTGGTGGTGAGGACAACCGATAACGTAGCCGGATCAACGGGAGAAGTCATGATCGGAAAGGTCAAGGGAATCAACGGCGGAAGAGTGACGAAATCAGTGTCATGCCATCAAAGTCTGTACCCTTACCTACTGTATTACTGCCACTCAGTTCCAAAAGTGAGGGTCTACCAAGCAGACATTCTTAACGTGGACACAAAGGCTAAGATAAATCATGGTGTTGCCATTTGTCATGTCGACACGTCATCATGGAGTCCAGGTCACGGTGCTTTCATGGCATTAGGGTCGGGTCCGGGTCTTATTGAAGTTTGCCATTGGATATTTGAGAATGATATGACTTGGGCCATGGCTGACTAG